From Leptodactylus fuscus isolate aLepFus1 chromosome 11, aLepFus1.hap2, whole genome shotgun sequence, one genomic window encodes:
- the PAXX gene encoding protein PAXX, whose amino-acid sequence MEAEPWITLCTLSHSGHRYLCLSRIQAGSSIRIHVTNGNEVWRTDPIEEALEDWDAVRNVTSRDLVDKLGEKFQNGSPTLDLHGSIASLLFQVDSGPVTLDLLKLPVSEARALVQEVLFDLSDRVIRLERLLKDCEGNAATSVSPVKQSQNNHLLLFTDVNARKKGFGGSSSQVKKRLPGESLINPGCKSKKAAKGVDFEES is encoded by the exons ATGGAGGCCGAGCCCTGGATCACCCTGTGCACCCTGAGCCACTCCGGCCACCGCTACCTGTGCCTCAGCAGAATCCAGGCTGGCTCCAGCATCAGGATACA CGTGACTAATGGTAATGAAGTGTGGAGGACGGACCCCATAGAGGAGGCGCTGGAGGACTGG GACGCCGTTCGAAACGTGACATCGCGTGATCTTGTGgataaattggg TGAAAAGTTCCAGAACGGTTCCCCGACTCTAGACCTGCATGGCAGCATTGCAAGCTTGCTTTTCCAGGTAGATTCTGGGCCGGTGACCCTGGATCTCCTGAAGCTCCCGGTGTCTGAGGCGCGGGCACTGGTGCAGGAGGTGCTGTTCGATTTGTCGGATCGTGTGATTCGTTTAGAGAGGCTCCTTAAAG ACTGTGAGGGCAATGCGGCGACATCAGTCAGTCCAGTCAAACAATCACAAAATAACCATCTGCTCCTTTTTACAG ATGTCAATGCTAGAAAGAAAGGTTTTGGGGGGTCGTCCTCACAGGTGAAGAAGAGGCTCCCCGGGGAATCGCTCATTAACCCCGGATGTAAGAG CAAAAAGGCAGCCAAGGGAGTCGACTTTGAAGAATCCTGA